The Candidatus Accumulibacter similis genome has a segment encoding these proteins:
- a CDS encoding acyltransferase gives MVNFLPPPLVGLLAFLLLTLNSLFWVPILLLLALFKLLLPWRAARLRLDPLLVRVAEGWIACNSGWMALTQKTDWDVRGIDGLQRRGWYLVNCNHQTWADILVLQHLLSGRIPLLKFFLKQQLIWVPIMGLAWWALDFPFMRRHGEEVLRAHPELRARDQEVTRIACEKFSLIPTSVMNFCEGTRFTAAKHRQQNSPYRHLLKPKAGGIALALNVMGDKFHAILDVTIVYPDGAPDFWQFLCGRMRRVRVRVQTLPVPQELAEGDYAGDAAVREAFQQWLQQVWREKDAQIACLLDA, from the coding sequence ATGGTCAACTTCCTCCCGCCGCCGCTGGTCGGTCTTCTCGCCTTCCTGCTGCTGACGCTCAACAGCCTGTTCTGGGTACCGATCCTGCTCCTGCTGGCGTTGTTCAAGCTGCTGCTTCCCTGGCGTGCGGCCCGACTGCGCCTCGATCCGTTGCTCGTCCGCGTCGCCGAAGGATGGATCGCCTGCAACAGCGGCTGGATGGCGCTGACGCAGAAGACCGACTGGGACGTGCGGGGAATCGATGGCTTGCAGCGGCGCGGCTGGTATCTGGTCAACTGCAACCACCAGACCTGGGCTGACATCCTCGTCCTGCAGCACCTGCTGAGCGGCCGCATCCCCTTGCTCAAGTTCTTTCTCAAGCAGCAACTGATCTGGGTGCCGATCATGGGGCTGGCGTGGTGGGCGCTCGATTTCCCCTTCATGCGCCGGCACGGCGAGGAGGTCCTCAGGGCGCACCCGGAACTGCGCGCCAGGGACCAGGAAGTGACGCGCATCGCCTGCGAGAAGTTTTCACTGATTCCGACCAGCGTCATGAACTTTTGTGAAGGCACCCGCTTCACCGCTGCCAAACACCGGCAGCAGAACTCGCCCTATCGGCACCTGCTGAAACCAAAAGCCGGTGGAATCGCGCTGGCTCTGAACGTGATGGGCGACAAGTTCCATGCCATTCTCGATGTCACCATCGTCTATCCCGATGGCGCGCCGGACTTCTGGCAATTCCTCTGCGGACGCATGCGGCGCGTGCGCGTTCGCGTCCAGACTCTGCCGGTGCCGCAGGAGCTGGCTGAGGGGGATTATGCCGGTGACGCCGCCGTGCGCGAAGCCTTTCAGCAATGGCTGCAACAGGTCTGGCGGGAGAAGGACGCGCAGATTGCGTGCCTGCTCGATGCCTGA
- the ylqF gene encoding ribosome biogenesis GTPase YlqF, with the protein MAIQWYPGHMTAARKKAAETMASTDVVIEVVDARLPEASTNPMVRELRLQRQRPCLKVLNKADLADPDVTQAWLTWYRRQDGMRAVALSCRKPGEVARLPALCRALAPHRADNTKPLRMMIMGIPNVGKSTLMNVLLRRKLAKVGDEPAVTRAQQTSQLDIANWLTDTPGLLWPKIEHASDGLMLAASNAVGRNAMLDEEVAGFLAAVLLARYPQALARRYALAAGALPALDAVAVIEGIARRRGLLLRGGLVDREKAARVLLQDYRDGLLGRISLETPATRSAMLQTSEAPAVAD; encoded by the coding sequence ATGGCCATCCAGTGGTACCCCGGGCACATGACTGCCGCGCGCAAGAAGGCTGCCGAGACGATGGCATCGACCGATGTCGTCATCGAGGTGGTCGACGCCCGTCTGCCCGAGGCGAGCACCAACCCGATGGTGCGCGAACTGCGCCTGCAGCGGCAGCGGCCCTGCCTGAAGGTGCTGAACAAGGCCGACCTCGCCGATCCCGATGTGACGCAGGCCTGGCTCACGTGGTACCGGCGCCAGGACGGCATGCGGGCAGTCGCGCTGTCGTGCCGCAAGCCCGGCGAGGTGGCGCGTCTGCCGGCGCTCTGCCGGGCGCTCGCGCCGCACCGTGCCGACAACACCAAGCCGTTGCGGATGATGATCATGGGCATTCCCAACGTCGGCAAGTCGACGCTGATGAATGTCCTCCTCCGGCGCAAGCTGGCGAAGGTGGGTGACGAACCGGCCGTGACGCGTGCGCAGCAGACTTCGCAGCTCGACATCGCAAACTGGCTGACCGACACCCCCGGACTGCTCTGGCCGAAGATCGAGCACGCCAGCGACGGCCTGATGCTGGCAGCGAGCAACGCGGTCGGTCGCAACGCGATGCTCGACGAGGAAGTCGCAGGCTTCCTCGCCGCTGTGCTGCTGGCGCGCTACCCGCAGGCGCTGGCCCGGCGTTACGCACTGGCGGCGGGCGCGTTGCCGGCACTCGACGCCGTCGCCGTCATCGAGGGAATCGCCAGGCGGCGCGGCCTTCTCCTGCGTGGCGGCCTGGTCGATCGCGAGAAAGCCGCGCGCGTCCTGCTGCAGGACTACCGCGACGGCCTGCTTGGCCGCATCAGTCTCGAAACCCCGGCGACGCGCAGCGCCATGCTGCAGACCAGCGAGGCGCCAGCCGTCGCCGACTGA
- a CDS encoding SAM-dependent methyltransferase, whose product MRLSSPTAAGKSLSQVPEIRPGQSIELLKELHILTRDGKLNQDSRRKLKQVYHLYRFIEPLLAEVANRGGELTVADHGAGKSYLGFILYDLFFRHRDRGHVYGIEQRHELAERARQLASRLGFGRMSFLGMRAEEAIESPALPARIDVVTALHACDTATDDAIRFALRKQAEHIVLVPCCQAEVAAALRRGKGEALAATALAEIWRHPLHSREFGSLLTNALRCLQLEAQGYQLTVTELVGWEHSLKNELIIARRTGVVRGNAAARLEAILHELRLEPLRARFTAGAPA is encoded by the coding sequence ATGCGGCTTTCGTCGCCAACCGCCGCAGGAAAGAGCTTGTCGCAAGTCCCCGAAATCCGGCCCGGACAGTCGATCGAACTGCTCAAGGAGCTGCACATCCTGACCCGCGACGGCAAGCTCAACCAGGACAGCCGGCGCAAGCTCAAGCAGGTGTACCACCTCTACCGTTTCATCGAGCCGCTGCTGGCCGAGGTCGCCAACCGCGGTGGCGAGCTGACCGTGGCCGATCACGGCGCCGGCAAGTCGTACCTCGGCTTCATCCTCTACGACCTCTTCTTTCGCCACCGTGACCGCGGTCACGTTTACGGCATCGAGCAGCGACACGAACTCGCCGAGCGCGCTCGCCAGCTCGCCAGCAGGCTCGGCTTCGGGCGCATGTCGTTCCTCGGCATGCGTGCCGAAGAGGCGATCGAATCGCCGGCACTACCCGCGCGCATCGACGTCGTCACCGCCCTGCATGCCTGCGATACCGCCACCGACGACGCCATCCGCTTCGCGTTGCGCAAGCAGGCCGAGCACATCGTCCTCGTTCCCTGTTGCCAGGCCGAGGTGGCAGCCGCTCTACGGCGAGGCAAGGGCGAGGCGCTGGCGGCGACGGCGCTGGCCGAGATCTGGCGGCACCCGCTGCACAGCCGCGAGTTCGGCAGCCTGCTGACCAACGCCCTGCGCTGCCTGCAGCTCGAAGCGCAAGGCTATCAGCTGACGGTTACCGAACTGGTGGGCTGGGAACACTCGCTGAAGAACGAACTGATCATCGCCAGACGCACGGGCGTTGTCCGTGGCAACGCCGCCGCCCGCCTCGAAGCCATCCTGCACGAACTCAGGCTCGAGCCCTTGCGCGCCCGATTCACGGCTGGCGCGCCAGCATGA
- the galU gene encoding UTP--glucose-1-phosphate uridylyltransferase GalU, whose product MKVQTKVQKAVFPVAGLGTRFLPATKASPKEMLAVVDKPLIQYAVEEAYAAGIREMIFVTGRNKRAIEDHFDTAYELEAELASSGKDELMALVHSIKPDDMDCVYVRQPRALGLGHAVLCAERLVRGEPFAVLLADDLMIGEPPIMQQMTELFAHSQCSILAVQEVPKSQTNRYGIVKGLPVAADLVNVEGLIEKPHPSVAPSNLAVAGRYVLTPAVFEHIRAQPRGAGGEIQLTDGIAALLASERVLAYRYHGRRYDCGSKLGLMQASVVLGETHPELGREFSAWLKDRQKLAQTLAG is encoded by the coding sequence ATGAAGGTCCAGACAAAGGTGCAGAAAGCGGTCTTTCCCGTTGCCGGTCTCGGTACGCGGTTCCTGCCGGCAACCAAGGCCAGTCCGAAGGAGATGCTGGCCGTGGTCGACAAGCCACTGATCCAGTATGCGGTCGAGGAGGCCTATGCCGCCGGGATCCGCGAGATGATCTTCGTCACCGGCCGCAACAAGCGGGCGATCGAGGACCATTTCGACACCGCCTACGAACTCGAGGCGGAACTCGCCAGTTCGGGCAAGGACGAACTGATGGCGCTGGTCCATTCGATCAAGCCGGACGACATGGATTGCGTCTATGTCCGCCAGCCACGCGCTCTGGGACTCGGACACGCCGTGCTGTGCGCCGAGCGTCTGGTCCGTGGCGAGCCTTTTGCCGTGCTGCTGGCCGACGACCTGATGATCGGTGAGCCGCCGATCATGCAGCAGATGACCGAGCTGTTCGCCCACAGCCAGTGCAGCATCCTCGCCGTTCAGGAGGTGCCGAAGAGCCAGACCAACCGCTACGGCATCGTCAAGGGCCTGCCCGTGGCCGCTGACCTGGTCAACGTGGAGGGTCTGATCGAGAAGCCGCACCCAAGTGTCGCGCCGTCAAACCTCGCGGTTGCCGGTCGCTACGTGCTGACGCCAGCCGTTTTCGAGCACATCCGCGCGCAGCCGCGGGGGGCGGGCGGCGAGATTCAGCTCACCGACGGCATCGCCGCGCTGCTGGCCAGCGAAAGGGTGCTGGCCTATCGTTATCACGGCCGACGCTACGACTGTGGCAGCAAGCTGGGGCTGATGCAGGCCAGCGTCGTCCTCGGCGAAACGCATCCCGAACTCGGGCGCGAGTTCTCGGCCTGGTTGAAGGACCGCCAGAAACTCGCGCAGACGCTGGCCGGCTAG
- the nadB gene encoding L-aspartate oxidase: MVQRFDVLIIGSGLAGQAAALRLAATRRVALVSKRTLEDSASSWAQGGIAAVLDNRDSIEAHIRDTITAGAGLNDRRATRFVIENGRRAVDWLIDQGVPFTRDEDGYHLAREGGHSARRVIHVADATGLAVQTTLTGKVRQQPNISIFENHIAIDLITGVKLGLADQRCYGAYVLDSCTGEVLTIGASNTLIAAGGAGKVYLYTTNPDTSTGDGIAMAWRAGCRVANMEFIQFHPTCLYHSQAKSFLISEAVRGEGGRLLLPDGSRFMPWHDARGELAPRDVVARAIDFEMKKRGLDCVYLDISHKPAAFLAEHFPNILARCLDLGIDITRAPIPVVPAAHYTCGGVVSDLHARTNIAGLYVAGEASCTGLHGANRLASNSLLECLVFAEAAATDILRQTAGDLPSLPEWDASRVSDPDEEIVIAHNWDELRRFMWDYVGIVRTTKRLQRAQNRIRLLNREIDDFYSHFRVSHDLIELRNLVVTADLIVRCALRRHESRGLHFSRNYPQTLPRATNTVIRRRAP; encoded by the coding sequence TTGGTGCAGCGCTTCGATGTTCTCATAATCGGCAGTGGACTCGCCGGGCAGGCTGCGGCGCTGCGGCTGGCGGCGACACGACGGGTGGCGCTGGTCAGCAAGCGGACGCTCGAGGACAGCGCGTCGAGCTGGGCACAGGGGGGCATAGCCGCCGTCCTTGACAACCGCGACTCGATCGAAGCGCACATTCGCGATACGATCACCGCCGGTGCCGGCCTCAATGACCGCCGCGCCACGCGCTTCGTGATCGAGAACGGACGACGCGCGGTGGACTGGCTGATCGACCAGGGCGTTCCCTTCACCCGTGACGAGGACGGATACCATCTGGCGCGCGAGGGCGGACACAGTGCCCGCCGGGTCATCCACGTCGCCGACGCGACCGGCCTCGCCGTGCAGACCACCCTGACCGGCAAGGTCCGGCAGCAGCCCAACATCAGCATTTTCGAGAACCACATCGCGATCGACCTGATCACCGGTGTCAAGCTCGGACTGGCTGATCAGCGCTGCTACGGCGCCTATGTCCTGGACAGCTGCACGGGCGAGGTGCTGACGATCGGCGCCAGCAACACGCTGATCGCTGCCGGCGGTGCCGGCAAGGTCTACCTTTACACGACGAACCCCGACACCTCGACGGGTGACGGCATCGCGATGGCATGGCGCGCCGGCTGCCGGGTCGCCAACATGGAGTTCATCCAGTTCCATCCGACCTGCCTCTACCATTCGCAGGCCAAGTCCTTCCTGATATCCGAAGCGGTCCGCGGTGAAGGGGGCAGGTTGCTGCTGCCCGATGGCAGCCGTTTCATGCCCTGGCACGATGCGCGCGGCGAACTCGCACCGCGCGACGTGGTGGCACGGGCGATCGACTTCGAGATGAAGAAGCGCGGGCTCGACTGCGTCTATCTCGATATCTCGCACAAGCCGGCGGCGTTTCTCGCCGAGCACTTCCCGAACATACTCGCCCGCTGCCTCGACCTCGGCATCGACATCACCCGGGCGCCGATTCCGGTCGTGCCGGCGGCACACTATACCTGCGGCGGGGTCGTCAGCGACCTGCACGCGCGCACCAACATCGCCGGCCTCTACGTCGCTGGTGAAGCCTCGTGCACCGGGCTGCACGGCGCCAATCGCCTGGCCAGCAATTCGCTCCTCGAATGCCTCGTCTTCGCCGAGGCGGCGGCAACGGACATTCTGCGGCAGACTGCCGGCGACCTGCCGTCGCTGCCCGAATGGGACGCCAGCCGCGTCAGCGATCCTGACGAGGAGATCGTCATTGCCCACAACTGGGACGAACTGCGGCGTTTCATGTGGGACTACGTCGGCATCGTCCGCACGACCAAGCGCCTGCAGCGGGCGCAGAACCGCATCCGCCTGCTGAATCGCGAGATCGATGACTTCTACTCGCATTTCCGGGTCAGCCACGACCTCATCGAACTGCGCAACCTGGTCGTGACCGCCGATCTCATCGTCCGCTGCGCCTTGCGCCGGCACGAAAGCCGTGGCCTGCATTTCAGTCGCAACTACCCGCAGACGCTGCCGCGAGCGACGAACACCGTGATCAGGCGGCGCGCGCCCTGA
- the fabF gene encoding beta-ketoacyl-ACP synthase II, translated as MARRRVVVTGLGIISPVGNTVAEAWQNVVAGRSGIDRIARFDASAFPVQIAGEVRGFDIGQYLPLKDARRMDVFIHYGMAAGIQAVRDAGLEGAQVAPERVGVSIGSGIGGLPVIEKTCEDFVGGGVRKISPFFVPGSIINMISGNLSIFYGYKGPNLSLVSACATGTHSIGDAGRLIEYGDADIMIAGGAEGCVSNIGLGGFCAPRALSTRNDDPQTASRPWDRDRDGFVLAEGAGVVVLEEYEHARARGARIYCELVGFGMSADAYHMTAPCEDGEGAARCMLNALRNAGLNVDQVQYVNAHGTSTPLGDKAETTAVKRAFGEHASRLVVNSTKSMTGHLLGAAGGIEALFTVLAIHHQISPPTINIFNQDESCDLDYCANEARQLDIDVGISNSFGFGGTNATVAFRRI; from the coding sequence GTGGCACGTCGCAGAGTCGTCGTTACTGGCCTCGGGATCATCTCGCCAGTCGGGAATACCGTTGCCGAAGCTTGGCAGAATGTGGTGGCAGGCCGTTCGGGAATCGACCGGATTGCCCGCTTCGATGCGTCCGCCTTTCCGGTGCAGATAGCCGGCGAGGTCCGTGGCTTCGACATCGGCCAGTACCTGCCGTTGAAGGATGCGCGGCGGATGGACGTCTTCATCCATTACGGCATGGCGGCCGGCATCCAGGCCGTACGCGATGCCGGGCTCGAGGGTGCGCAGGTGGCGCCGGAACGGGTGGGGGTGTCGATCGGCTCGGGGATCGGCGGGCTGCCGGTGATCGAGAAGACCTGTGAGGATTTCGTCGGCGGCGGTGTGCGCAAGATCTCGCCCTTTTTCGTTCCGGGTTCGATCATCAACATGATCTCCGGCAACCTGTCGATCTTCTACGGCTACAAGGGTCCGAACCTGTCGCTGGTCAGTGCCTGTGCCACCGGCACGCACAGCATCGGCGACGCCGGCCGCCTGATCGAGTATGGTGACGCCGACATCATGATTGCCGGCGGCGCCGAAGGCTGCGTGTCAAACATCGGCCTCGGCGGCTTCTGCGCGCCGCGGGCATTGTCGACGCGCAACGACGATCCGCAGACGGCCAGCCGTCCGTGGGACCGGGATCGCGACGGTTTCGTCCTGGCGGAGGGTGCCGGCGTCGTCGTGCTCGAGGAGTACGAGCACGCCAGGGCGCGTGGTGCGCGCATCTACTGCGAACTCGTCGGCTTCGGCATGAGCGCCGACGCCTATCACATGACCGCCCCGTGCGAGGACGGCGAAGGTGCGGCACGCTGCATGCTCAACGCGCTGCGCAATGCCGGCCTCAATGTCGATCAGGTGCAGTACGTCAATGCCCACGGCACATCGACACCGCTCGGTGACAAGGCCGAGACGACAGCGGTCAAGCGTGCTTTCGGCGAGCACGCGTCCCGGCTGGTGGTCAATTCGACGAAGTCGATGACCGGCCATCTGCTCGGCGCGGCCGGCGGCATCGAGGCGTTGTTCACGGTGCTGGCGATCCACCACCAGATCTCTCCCCCGACGATCAACATCTTCAATCAGGACGAGTCCTGCGATCTCGACTACTGTGCCAACGAGGCACGGCAACTGGACATCGACGTCGGCATCTCCAATTCCTTCGGCTTCGGCGGTACCAACGCCACCGTCGCCTTCAGGCGCATCTGA
- the acpP gene encoding acyl carrier protein: protein MENIEQRVKKIVAEQLGVNEADIKNESSFVDDLGADSLDTVELVMALEEEFECEIPDDEAEKITTVQQAIDYVTAHKK, encoded by the coding sequence ATGGAAAATATCGAGCAGCGTGTCAAGAAAATCGTCGCCGAGCAACTCGGAGTCAACGAAGCGGACATCAAGAACGAGTCCTCGTTCGTTGACGACCTGGGTGCCGATTCGCTTGACACGGTGGAACTGGTGATGGCGCTGGAGGAAGAGTTCGAGTGCGAGATCCCGGACGACGAGGCCGAGAAGATCACGACCGTGCAGCAGGCCATCGACTACGTGACCGCTCACAAGAAATAA
- the fabG gene encoding 3-oxoacyl-ACP reductase FabG: protein MLDGQIALVTGASRGIGRAIALHLASLGATVVGTATSAEGAATISAFLGEAGGKGEGRVLEVRDAAQIDALVSHIEKNHGAPSVLVNNAGVTRDNLAMRLKDDDWDCVVDTDLKAVFRLSRAVIRGMMKARYGRIINVTSVVGHAGNAGQANYCAAKAGVSGMSRALARELGSRNITVNCVAPGFIDTDMTRVLDEKQREAMLAGIPLGRLGAPADVAAAVAFLASAGAAYITGTTIHVNGGMFMA, encoded by the coding sequence ATGCTCGATGGACAGATTGCCCTCGTCACCGGTGCATCGCGCGGCATCGGCCGTGCCATAGCACTGCATCTGGCGAGCCTCGGTGCGACTGTCGTCGGTACGGCAACCAGTGCCGAGGGCGCGGCGACGATCTCCGCCTTTCTCGGCGAGGCGGGCGGCAAGGGAGAGGGGAGGGTGCTCGAGGTGCGCGATGCGGCGCAGATCGATGCCCTCGTCAGCCACATCGAGAAGAATCATGGCGCGCCATCGGTGCTGGTGAACAACGCCGGCGTCACGCGTGACAATCTGGCGATGCGCTTGAAGGACGACGACTGGGACTGCGTCGTCGACACCGACCTCAAGGCCGTATTCCGCCTCTCGCGGGCGGTCATCCGTGGCATGATGAAGGCGCGCTACGGCCGCATCATCAATGTCACCTCGGTCGTCGGTCACGCCGGCAACGCGGGGCAGGCCAACTACTGCGCCGCCAAGGCCGGGGTGAGCGGCATGAGCCGGGCGCTGGCGCGCGAACTGGGCAGCCGCAACATCACGGTCAACTGTGTCGCCCCGGGCTTCATCGATACCGACATGACGCGGGTGCTCGACGAGAAACAAAGGGAGGCCATGTTGGCAGGGATTCCGCTCGGGCGCCTGGGCGCTCCGGCAGACGTCGCTGCGGCCGTTGCCTTCCTTGCTTCGGCCGGGGCGGCCTACATCACCGGCACGACGATCCACGTCAATGGTGGCATGTTCATGGCCTGA
- the fabD gene encoding ACP S-malonyltransferase, translating to MAFALVFPGQGSQSVGMMAAYGDSPVVRATFDEASSALGEDLWALLASGPAEALAQTVNTQPLMLTAGMAVYRLWLDRGGRPPAVVAGHSLGEYSALVAAGVISFADAVPLVRLRATAMQEAVPAGTGAMAAILGLDDEKMVEACRQGQAAAGAGEVVEPVNFNGPGQTVVAGSKLAVERACEAAKALGAKRAVLLPVSAPFHSSLMRPAATRLATRLAELSLQAPRLPVINNVDVAVETEPARIREALVRQAHSPVRWVETIRRMAAMGITTVAECGPGKVLAGLTRRCADGLASVALADLASLDGALANLE from the coding sequence ATGGCGTTTGCGTTGGTATTTCCCGGACAGGGATCGCAGTCGGTGGGAATGATGGCCGCCTATGGCGATTCGCCGGTCGTCCGTGCCACTTTCGACGAGGCTTCGAGCGCACTCGGCGAGGATCTCTGGGCCTTGCTGGCCAGCGGACCCGCGGAGGCTCTGGCGCAGACGGTCAACACGCAGCCGCTGATGCTGACCGCCGGCATGGCCGTCTATCGTCTCTGGCTTGACCGGGGTGGCCGGCCGCCGGCGGTCGTGGCGGGGCACAGCCTGGGTGAGTATTCGGCTCTGGTGGCTGCCGGCGTCATTTCCTTTGCCGATGCCGTGCCGCTCGTCCGCCTGCGGGCGACGGCGATGCAGGAGGCCGTTCCGGCCGGGACCGGGGCCATGGCGGCGATCCTCGGCCTCGACGACGAGAAGATGGTCGAAGCCTGCCGGCAGGGTCAGGCGGCGGCTGGTGCTGGCGAGGTCGTCGAGCCGGTGAATTTCAACGGGCCTGGGCAGACGGTCGTCGCCGGCAGCAAGCTGGCCGTCGAACGTGCCTGCGAGGCAGCCAAGGCGCTGGGCGCGAAGCGCGCCGTGCTGCTGCCGGTGTCGGCGCCGTTCCATTCCTCGCTGATGCGACCGGCGGCGACCCGGCTGGCGACCCGCCTCGCTGAACTCAGCCTGCAGGCGCCGCGGCTGCCGGTGATCAACAACGTCGACGTCGCCGTCGAAACGGAGCCGGCTCGAATCAGGGAGGCACTGGTGCGGCAGGCCCATTCGCCCGTGCGCTGGGTCGAAACGATCCGCAGGATGGCGGCGATGGGCATCACGACCGTCGCCGAATGCGGGCCGGGCAAGGTGCTCGCCGGCTTGACCAGGCGCTGCGCCGACGGCCTCGCGAGCGTTGCACTGGCCGATCTGGCGTCGCTGGACGGTGCTCTCGCCAACCTGGAGTAG
- a CDS encoding ketoacyl-ACP synthase III has protein sequence MFSRIAGVGSFLPGPAVSNDDLARRGIETNDEWITSRTGIRFRHLAADGQTASDLGLEASQRALQAAGRTAADIDLIIVATSTPDFIFPSTACLLQCKLGNRTATAFDVQAVCSGFVYALTIAEKFIRSGSHRRALVVGAEVFSRILDWSDRGTCVLFGDGAGAVVLEAAEQPGILATALHADGAHHDILSVPGSICGGQVVGDPFLRMDGQAVFKFAVRVLSEVAEECCAAAGVPSSAIDWLIPHQANVRILEATAKRMKMPMDKVMVTVDRHGNTSAASVPLALDEGMRDGRIRSGQRVMLEGVGGGFTWGAVLLQL, from the coding sequence ATGTTCTCCCGCATTGCAGGGGTTGGCAGCTTCCTGCCAGGGCCGGCCGTCAGCAACGACGATCTCGCGCGCCGGGGGATCGAGACGAACGATGAATGGATCACCAGTCGCACCGGAATTCGCTTCCGCCATCTGGCTGCGGACGGACAGACGGCGAGCGACCTTGGCCTCGAGGCGAGCCAGCGGGCGCTGCAGGCAGCCGGTCGGACGGCGGCCGACATCGACCTGATCATCGTCGCCACCTCGACGCCGGACTTCATCTTTCCCAGTACCGCCTGTCTGCTGCAATGCAAGCTCGGCAACCGTACGGCGACGGCGTTTGACGTGCAGGCCGTCTGCAGCGGCTTTGTCTATGCGCTGACGATTGCCGAGAAGTTCATCCGTTCGGGTAGTCACCGGCGGGCGCTGGTCGTCGGTGCCGAGGTCTTCTCGCGCATCCTTGACTGGTCCGACCGCGGCACCTGTGTGCTGTTCGGCGACGGTGCCGGTGCCGTCGTTCTCGAAGCCGCGGAGCAGCCCGGGATCCTGGCGACCGCGCTGCATGCCGACGGCGCCCACCACGACATCCTGTCGGTTCCCGGCAGCATCTGCGGCGGCCAGGTCGTCGGCGATCCCTTCCTGCGCATGGACGGGCAGGCGGTGTTCAAGTTCGCCGTCCGCGTTCTCTCCGAAGTGGCCGAGGAGTGCTGTGCGGCTGCCGGCGTGCCGTCTTCTGCCATCGACTGGCTGATTCCGCACCAGGCCAACGTGCGCATACTCGAGGCGACGGCCAAGAGGATGAAGATGCCGATGGACAAGGTGATGGTCACCGTCGACCGGCATGGCAACACCTCTGCGGCATCGGTGCCGCTGGCGCTCGATGAGGGCATGCGCGACGGCCGCATCCGCAGCGGACAGCGGGTGATGCTCGAGGGGGTCGGTGGCGGCTTCACCTGGGGCGCGGTGTTGTTGCAGCTATGA
- the plsX gene encoding phosphate acyltransferase PlsX, with amino-acid sequence MSITVAIDCMGGDHGPPVTVPAALGFVGDHPDVRVILVGLAEGIKPFLGDAAVGRISVRHATEVVSMHESPSLALRNKKDSSMRVAINLVKQGEADACVSAGNTGALMAMSRFVLKMLPGIERPAICAVLPTLTGHTHVLDLGANVDCSPEHLLQFGIMGASLVAAVEHRERPTVGILNIGQEDIKGNDVVKRAADLLAESGLNFVGNVEGDGVYKGAADVVVCDGFVGNVALKASEGLAQLLATFLRQEFRRSLLTRLLALLALPVLQRFKKRVDHRQYNGATLLGLRGIVVKSHGSADTLAFTCALKRAADEARNGVLARISERMAPQRPLQETA; translated from the coding sequence ATGAGCATCACCGTCGCAATCGACTGCATGGGTGGCGACCACGGTCCGCCGGTGACGGTTCCGGCGGCGCTGGGCTTCGTCGGCGACCATCCCGACGTGCGCGTCATCCTCGTCGGGCTGGCCGAAGGCATCAAGCCCTTTCTCGGCGATGCCGCCGTCGGCCGCATCTCCGTGCGGCACGCGACCGAAGTCGTCAGCATGCATGAGTCCCCGTCGCTGGCGCTGCGCAACAAGAAGGACTCATCGATGCGGGTGGCGATCAACCTGGTCAAGCAGGGCGAGGCCGATGCCTGCGTTTCGGCGGGCAATACCGGCGCCCTGATGGCGATGTCGCGCTTTGTCCTGAAGATGCTGCCGGGGATCGAGCGGCCGGCGATCTGCGCCGTCCTGCCGACGCTGACCGGCCACACGCATGTACTCGACCTCGGCGCGAACGTCGATTGCAGCCCGGAGCACCTGCTGCAGTTCGGCATCATGGGCGCCTCGCTGGTCGCTGCGGTCGAGCATCGGGAGCGACCGACGGTCGGTATCCTGAACATTGGACAGGAGGACATCAAGGGCAACGATGTCGTAAAGCGCGCGGCCGACCTGCTTGCCGAGTCGGGGCTGAACTTCGTCGGCAACGTCGAGGGCGACGGCGTCTACAAGGGAGCCGCCGACGTCGTGGTCTGTGACGGCTTCGTGGGCAACGTGGCGCTCAAGGCGTCGGAGGGACTGGCGCAGTTGCTGGCGACCTTCCTCCGCCAGGAGTTTCGCCGCAGCCTTCTGACGCGGCTGCTCGCCTTGCTGGCACTGCCGGTGCTGCAGCGGTTCAAGAAGCGGGTGGACCACCGGCAGTACAATGGCGCGACGCTGCTGGGCCTGCGCGGCATCGTCGTCAAGAGTCATGGCTCGGCAGACACCCTGGCTTTCACCTGCGCACTGAAGCGGGCGGCCGATGAGGCCAGGAATGGTGTTCTCGCTCGCATCAGCGAGCGGATGGCGCCACAACGACCACTCCAGGAGACCGCATAG
- the rpmF gene encoding 50S ribosomal protein L32: MAVQQNKKSPSKRGMHRAHDSLPGLPLATEPTTGEVHLRHHISPSGFYRGKKVTRGSAA; encoded by the coding sequence ATGGCTGTTCAACAGAACAAGAAGTCGCCGTCGAAGCGCGGCATGCATCGTGCGCACGATTCACTGCCCGGCCTGCCGCTGGCGACAGAGCCGACGACCGGCGAGGTTCACCTGCGTCATCACATCAGCCCGAGCGGTTTCTATCGCGGCAAGAAAGTGACCCGGGGTTCGGCTGCGTGA